In one window of Primulina tabacum isolate GXHZ01 chromosome 8, ASM2559414v2, whole genome shotgun sequence DNA:
- the LOC142553687 gene encoding chaperonin-like RbcX protein 2, chloroplastic produces MAISLSPCPRSLFLDSMSSNIRRKRGLYSEKLRLAIVLNTSFLDSIPGKRQLSSCSRNGLSSRNRNGKLIVVNELGGQYEDTFNDVKLEIINYFTFKAVRTVLEQLYELNPPQYIWFYGFVSTNGESKDWKRLLQILVKENQELAERVMITRLSLYGRWIKKCDHGEIYKEISEENLKLMRDRLLETIIWPSDDIPSSQDPNI; encoded by the exons ATGGCTATTAGTCTATCACCATGTCCACGCAGCTTGTTCTTGGATTCTATGTCCTCAAACATTAGAAGAAAAAGAGGATTATATTCGGAGAAATTAAGGTTGGCTATAGTTTTGAACACTTCTTTCTTGGATTCCATTCCTGGGAAAAGGCAGCTCTCATCTTGCTCTAGAAATGGGTTGAGTTCCAGAAACAGAAATGGGAAGCTTATTGTTGTCAATGAATTAGGAGGGCAGTACGAAGATACTTTCAATGACGTCAAACTT GAGATAATCAATTATTTTACATTCAAAGCTGTGAGGACTGTTCTTGAACAACTCTATGAGCTGAATCCACCGCAATACATTTGGTTCTACGG CTTTGTTTCGACCAACGGTGAATCAAAAGATTGGAAACGTCTTCTTCAAATTCTTGTAAAG GAAAACCAAGAACTTGCAGAAAGAGTGATGATCACCCGCCTTAGCCTCTATGGAAGATGGATTAAG AAATGTGACCATGGTGAAATATACAAAGAGATTTCAGAAGAGAACTTGAAGTTGATGAGAGATAGGCTGCTGGAAACCATCATATGGCCATCTGATGACATACCATCATCTCAAGATcccaatatttaa
- the LOC142554516 gene encoding transcription factor MYB83-like — MRKPNSDATIMVKERLNNVTKAKLRKGLWSPEEDEKLMKYMLMSGQGCWSDIARNAGLQRCGKSCRLRWINYLRPDLKRGAFSTQEEELILHLHSILGNRWSQIATRLPGRTDNEIKNFWNSTIKKRLKNNTTNNNSNSSFTTSLNNNDPSGAKDCYTDAFLGNGGVVFTQGYNTVPALCTDSSSSSCSSMQTLAALGTPFANPGFNHALNPDNNFVASNDYDHSLLNLPACLQQEEVGVVGDIGYYGVMENCVTGLENDLCVPKLEVIRGLEHNYDVSGNNNHHHHHWINGHFGSNVKVEELVGHENNNWHEESFKLGELDWEGLLANVSSLPFLDFQE, encoded by the exons ATGAGGAAGCCAAATTCTGATGCAACGATAATGGTTAAGGAAAGGTTGAACAATGTCACTAAGGCGAAGCTTAGGAAAGGGCTGTGGTCTCCCGAGGAGGACGAGAAGTTGAtgaagtatatgttgatgagTGGACAAGGTTGCTGGAGTGATATCGCCAGGAATGCGGGGTTGCAGAGGTGTGGAAAGAGCTGTAGATTGAGGTGGATCAATTATCTGAGGCCGGATCTTAAACGGGGCGCGTTTTCAACTCAGGAGGAAGAACTTATCCTTCATTTGCATTCCATTCTTGGTAACAG GTGGTCCCAAATCGCGACGCGTCTTCCGGGGAGGACAGACAATGAAATAAAGAATTTTTGGAATTCCACAATCAAGAAGAGGTTGAAGAATAACACgactaataataatagtaacTCTTCATTCACAACTTCTCTTAACAACAATGATCCATCAGGGGCCAAGGATTGCTACACTGATGCTTTTCTTGGAAATGGAGGAGTAGTCTTCACACAAGGATACAACACTGTCCCGGCCCTTTGCACCGACTCCTCTTCCTCTTCGTGCTCCTCCATGCAAACCCTAGCGGCTTTAGGAACCCCATTCGCCAACCCTGGTTTCAACCATGCATTGAATCCAGACAATAATTTCGTCGCGTCGAATGATTATGATCATTCCCTCCTCAACTTGCCTGCATGCTTGCAACAAGAAGAAGTTGGTGTTGTGGGAGACATAGGGTATTATGGGGTGATGGAGAATTGTGTGACGGGATTGGAAAATGACCTTTGTGTCCCTAAGTTAGAAGTGATAAGGGGTTTGGAGCACAATTATGATGTTAGTGGCAACAacaaccaccaccaccaccattgGATTAATGGTCATTTCGGAAGTAATGTGAAGGTTGAGGAATTGGTTGGgcatgaaaataataattggcATGAAGAAAGCTTCAAATTGGGAGAATTGGATTGGGAGGGTTTGTTGGCAAACGTCTCCTCCTTACCTTTTCTTGATTTCCAAGAATGA